Proteins from one Telopea speciosissima isolate NSW1024214 ecotype Mountain lineage chromosome 1, Tspe_v1, whole genome shotgun sequence genomic window:
- the LOC122648591 gene encoding pentatricopeptide repeat-containing protein At1g08070, chloroplastic-like, translated as MISAYSKVGFFDEAVDLFRLMLKMGRDVKPNHTTVASVVAVCAQSGSIELAQWIKDYINSRGSELLNTHTVTALIDMHAKCGDPDMACKVQELEGQRCSLSQLYDIRFRHAGLNDEGKQYFKSMQNDYSITPTADHYICLVDLLGRAGHILEAYRIIVDVMPPVKPHAGVWGSLLSACRVYDNVEVGKVAGKHLLEIEANNASNYVLLSNIYAKAQTWNEVAKVRALKRERGMKKPPGASWIEFNGKTQKFLTSDVQDHHMEMIMQVLALELKAQGYLPGMDHEN; from the exons ATGATCTCTGCTTACTCTAAGGTGGGGTTCTTTGATGAAGCTGTGGATCTCTTCCGTCTCATGTTAAAGATGGGAAGAGATGTGAAACCTAACCATACCACAGTTGCAAGCGTAGTGGCTGTGTGTGCTCAATCGGGCTCAATCGAATTGGCACAATGGATCAAAGACTACATCAACAGCCGAGGGAGCGAGCTATTGAACACCCACACAGTGACGGCACTCATAGACATGCATGCCAAGTGTGGCGATCCAGACATGGCCTGCAAAGTTCAAGAGCTGGAAGGACAAAGATGTAGTTTGTCACAGCTCTATGATATCAGGTTTCG CCATGCAGGTTTGAATGATGAGGGAAAACAATACTTCAAGTCCATGCAAAATGATTACTCAATTACCCCAACTGCGGATCACTACATATGCTTGGTTGACCTGCTAGGCCGTGCCGGCCACATCTTGGAGGCTTACCGAATCATTGTCGATGTCATGCCACCAGTTAAACCTCATGCCGGTGTATGGGGTTCCTTACTCAGTGCATGTAGAGTCTATGACAATGTTGAGGTTGGCAAGGTAGCTGGGAAGCATTTGCTAGAGATAGAAGCAAACAATGCCAGTAACTATGTCCTGCTTTCAAATATCTATGCGAAGGCACAGACGTGGAATGAAGTGGCCAAGGTGAGAGCCCTCAAGAGGGAACGTGGAATGAAGAAGCCTCCAGGTGCTAGCTGGATCGAATTCAATGGCAAGACCCAGAAATTCCTGACTAGTGATGTTCAGGACCATCACATGGAAATGATCATGCAAGTTTTGGCCTTGGAGTTGAAGGCTCAGGGGTACCTTCCTGGCATGGACCATGAGAACTGA